A stretch of the Malus sylvestris chromosome 10, drMalSylv7.2, whole genome shotgun sequence genome encodes the following:
- the LOC126587557 gene encoding protein PLANT CADMIUM RESISTANCE 12-like translates to MGDLEKQETVLLKKAAEEAEGEEKERLLEGNGMAVVDFDLLCSTVALQTQGKLAAKLQSFPDVEEGGDAGDLGGVFRMWEGEVLDCFDDRRVALESLCCPCYRFGKNMRRAGFGPCSLQGALHLILVVLVLLNCIAFIVTKKHCFLYLAVAFTISLGTYLGYFRTQIKKKFNIRGGDSSLDDCIYHLICPCCALCQESRTLEMNNVQDGTWHGRGDTIYIGSLGEGAKSFFELQPPPIVSIKSPDPCSL, encoded by the exons ATGGGGGATTTGGAGAAGCAAGAGACGGTGCTACTGAAGAAGGCAGCGGAGGAGGCGGAGGGGGAAGAAAAGGAGAGGCTTTTGGAGGGAAATGGAATGGCGGTCGTCGATTTCGACCTGCTCTGCTCGACGGTGGCGCTGCAGACCCAGGGAAAGCTGGCGGCCAAGCTCCAGAGCTTCCCCGACGTAGAGGAAGGCGGAGACGCAGGGGACTTGGGTGGCGTCTTCAGGATGTGGGAAGGTGAAGTCCTAGATTGCTTCGATGACCGTCGTGTTGCGCTCGAATCCCTCTG TTGCCCATGCTATAGATTTGGGAAGAACATGAGACGAGCTGGTTTCGGTCCTTGTTCGTTACAG GGAGCTCTTCATTTGATTCTTGTTGTTCTTGTCCTTCTCAACTGCATTGCCTTCATTGTCACCAAGAAGCACTGCTTTCTATATTTGGCGGTTGCTTTCACCATTTCACTAGGAACGTATTTGGGGTACTTCCGAACACAGATAAAGAAGAAATTTAACATCAGG GGTGGTGATAGTTCCTTGGATGATTGCATCTACCATCTCATCTGCCCATGCTGTGCATTATGTCAG GAATCCAGAACATTGGAGATGAACAATGTCCAAGATGGTACCTGGCATGGTCGGGGTGATACGATTTACATAGGTAGCCTTGGAGAAGGTGCAAAATCGTTCTTTGAGCTACAACCGCCTCCGATTGTCTCAATCAAATCCCCTGACCCCTGCAGCTTGTAG
- the LOC126586769 gene encoding transcription factor MYB4-like: MAKRTQRCEKTVAVKKGPWSPEEDHKLVAYIQRYGIWNWSRMPKPAGLARSGKSCRLRWVNYLRPDIKRGNFGKDEEETILELHQAIGNRWSAIAARLPGRTDNEIKNYWHTHMKKRFKAGIESVHEEAKGSGDKEASKNKLSEAGQLFLVDEATKVASLKSEATCSASSSVYFPVWEFDDQKGQIAEQSVCASDVTFGELQSLDSQVWQQEPIFPCDSYINHVTSDYWVSLIDKTG; the protein is encoded by the exons ATGGCGAAAAGGACTCAGCGGTGTGAGAAGACGGTAGCTGTGAAGAAGGGTCCATGGAGTCCTGAGGAGGATCACAAGTTGGTAGCTTACATTCAAAGATATGGAATTTGGAATTGGAGTCGGATGCCTAAACCAGCTG GTCTGGCCAGGTCCGGGAAGAGTTGTAGACTTCGTTGGGTGAATTACCTAAGGCCGGATATTAAGCGTGGGAACTTCGGCAAAGACGAAGAGGAAACCATACTTGAGTTGCATCAAGCAATAGGAAACCG ATGGTCTGCTATTGCAGCAAGGCTTCCCGGAAGAACGGACAATGAGATTAAGAATTACTGGCACACCCACATGAAAAAACGCTTCAAGGCGGGGATTGAATCAGTACACGAAGAAGCAAAAGGGTCCGGTGACAAGGAAGCCAGCAAGAACAAGTTATCTGAAGCTGGACAACTCTTTCTTGTTGATGAAGCTACGAAGGTAGCATCATTAAAGTCGGAGGCAACTTGTTCAGCTTCATCGAGCGTATACTTTCCCGTTTGGGAATTCGACGATCAAAAAGGCCAGATTGCAGAGCAAAGTGTTTGTGCATCTGATGTCACATTTGGTGAGCTTCAAAGTTTGGATTCTCAAGTGTGGCAGCAAGAGCCTATATTTCCATGTGATTCCTACATTAATCATGTCACCAGTGATTACTGGGTCAGTTTAATCGATAAAACAGGATGA
- the LOC126586728 gene encoding disease resistance RPP13-like protein 4, giving the protein MSTRELFTTSFQSPYVSLDLLSYVKSGQVTPFQIFNEVIMPDFQYHISKDKPLLEKHKSSSSTNSEEDYSSGYLQTLQKIQSDLIYIGKACSRLKQWEDLVNGAIRELVLQSLDDAFKERTETLENSTKTNFLHNKLDRVLKIISSLKESLQLPSVNLNSESFRLSMTRAEDNLHHSLAELQDVNSHNITEESSVFKETEAAYTGLNETRRRCFLCFSVFPENAIIKKKVLVHWWVGEESIDEKMANEFFKEFTEKGLIKPVYKKRRPSADSCTMDPSTRYAVIRLAEKAQFINCNTDGNPTENFTCSRWECLVKTEEGSSILELPFHLKQENVLSMINVNEPDLEFRPDWFSKMKNVRVLQLGRWQSSAEHLIQVEDSDFLKGLKNMRHLRYLSLRGVSGITELPAAVCKLSNLRILNLNGCLNLEKIPRGIGSLKNLTHLDMYECYLISHMPKGLALLSQLQVLKGFVIDEPKPAGGGSQPCKLADLSSLQHLRKLSIHVDVNKMSEAVKRELISLADFANLRSLSISWSRLYGHRKPPPLQRRLTNKLASLSKLKSAKSSLSSMPPVSPSTPSVSPWRPVLLEKLNLHYFPDSKIPDWLMQWKLDELKKLHIRGGKLSDLRHREQCQWKVEVLRLKFLGELQMDWPSLQELFPKLNYLEIYKCPKLISSMPCDHEGVWEKADSKQEEASNSNHH; this is encoded by the coding sequence ATGTCCACACGAGAGCTTTTTACCACTTCATTCCAGTCACCTTATGTGTCTCTAGACCTTCTTTCGTACGTGAAATCCGGGCAGGTCACCCCATTCCAAATTTTCAATGAAGTTATCATGCCGGATTTTCAGTATCATATATCTAAAGATAAACCGTTACTAGAAAAACACAaaagcagcagcagcaccaaCAGTGAAGAAGACTACTCCTCTGGTTATCTGCAAACACTTCAGAAAATCCAGAGTGATCTCATTTACATCGGAAAGGCGTGTAGCAGACTGAAGCAATGGGAAGATCTTGTCAACGGTGCTATCAGAGAATTAGTTCTTCAAAGCTTAGATGATGCCTTCAAAGAAAGAACGGAGACACTtgaaaacagcaccaaaacaaaTTTTCTTCACAACAAGCTTGACAGAGTTCTCAAAATTATCTCCAGTTTAAAGGAGTCTCTTCAATTACCTTCAGTGAATTTGAATTCTGAGAGCTTCAGACTTTCCATGACGCGTGCGGAAGACAACCTTCATCATTCCTTGGCAGAACTGCAAGATGTGAACTCGCATAACATTACGGAAGAGAGTTCAGTTTTCAAAGAAACTGAAGCAGCCTATACAGGTCTAAATGAAACGCGGCGGCGCTGCTTCCTCTGCTTCTCAGTTTTCCCTGAAAATGCGATCATAAAGAAGAAAGTTTTAGTCCATTGGTGGGTTGGTGAGGAGTCTATAGATGAGAAGATGGCAAATGAATTCTTCAAGGAATTTACAGAAAAAGGCCTCATCAAGCCTGTATACAAAAAGCGCAGACCAAGTGCTGACAGCTGCACTATGGACCCTTCTACTCGTTATGCCGTGATCAGGCTTGCAGAGAAAGCTCAGTTCATCAATTGCAATACGGATGGGAATCCTACCGAAAACTTTACTTGCTCTAGGTGGGAATGCCTGGTAAAAACCGAAGAAGGTTCTTCTATACTCGAATTGCCATTCCATTTAAAACAGGAGAACGTTCTAAGTATGATCAATGTCAATGAGCCTGATCTTGAGTTCAGACCAGACTGGTTCTCGAAGATGAAAAATGTCAGAGTGTTGCAGCTTGGAAGATGGCAGAGCTCCGCCGAACATCTGATTCAGGTAGAGGACAGCGACTTCTTAAAAGGGTTGAAGAATATGAGACATCTCCGGTACTTGAGTCTTCGAGGAGTCTCTGGAATTACTGAGCTTCCGGCTGCAGTCTGCAAACTCAGCAATCTGAGGATCCTGAACCTCAACGGCTGTCTTAATTTGGAGAAAATTCCTCGAGGGATAGGCTCACTCAAGAACCTGACACACTTAGATATGTACGAGTGCTACTTGATCAGCCACATGCCGAAAGGACTTGCTTTGCTCTCACAGCTCCAAGTGCTTAAGGGGTTCGTGATCGATGAGCCAAAGCCTGCAGGAGGTGGAAGCCAGCCCTGTAAGCTAGCTGATTTGTCAAGCTTGCAACATCTAAGAAAGTTGAGTATCCATGTTGACGTAAACAAAATGTCCGAAGCTGTGAAAAGAGAGCTGATTTCTTTGGCAGATTTTGCAAATCTCCGGTCTTTATCCATATCATGGTCAAGACTTTATGGCCACAGAAAACCCCCACCTCTCCAGAGGAGACTAACCAACAAGTTAGCCAGCCTCTCAAAATTAAAGTCAGCAAAATCATCACTTTCATCAATGCCGCCAGTTTCTCCATCAACACCTTCAGTCTCTCCATGGCGTCCTgttcttttggagaaacttAACCTCCATTACTTCCCTGATTCTAAGATTCCTGATTGGTTGATGCAATGGAAATTAGATGAACTAAAGAAGCTCCATATCAGAGGGGGAAAGCTCTCGGATTTGCGTCACCGAGAACAATGCCAATGGAAGGTCGAAGTTTTACGCTTGAAGTTCTTGGGAGAATTGCAGATGGATTGGCCAAGCCTGCAAGAATTGTTTCCAAAGTTGAATTACTTGGAGATATACAAGTGTCCTAAACTCATCAGTTCCATGCCGTGCGATCATGAGGGTGTGTGGGAAAAGGCAGACTCAAAGCAAGAAGAAGCATCGAACAGCAATCACCATTAA
- the LOC126585135 gene encoding uncharacterized protein LOC126585135, with protein sequence MKKCELCDSAAKMYCESDQASLCWDCDVKVHGANFLVAKHSRTLLCQVCQSPTPWIGSGLKLCPTVSVCENCVNNNEGNHHQDEEEEEEEEEEEEEEEEDDEEEDEDEDEEQDDGDKDDDDDNQVVPWSCKPPPPVSSSSSSSREEECSSGSMSISRSTTRREPRLTRSNNQLNFK encoded by the coding sequence atgaagaagtgcgAGTTGTGTGACTCTGCAGCAAAAATGTACTGCGAATCCGATCAAGCTAGCCTCTGCTGGGACTGCGATGTCAAAGTTCACGGCGCAAACTTTCTGGTGGCTAAGCATTCAAGAACTCTGCTCTGCCAAGTCTGCCAATCTCCGACCCCCTGGATTGGCTCCGGTCTCAAGCTCTGTCCAACTGTTTCCGTTTGCGAGAATTGTGTCAATAATAATGAAGGAAATCATCAtcaagacgaagaagaagaagaagaagaagaagaagaagaagaagaagaagaagaagacgacgaGGAAGAAGACGAGGACGAGGACGAGGAGCAGGATGATGGGGataaagatgatgatgatgacaacCAAGTTGTTCCATGGTCTTGTAAGCCTCCTCCGCCTGTGTCTTCAAGTTCTTCAAGCAGCAGGGAAGAAGAATGTTCCAGTGGAAGCATGAGCATATCCAGATCAACAACCAGAAGGGAACCCAGGTTGACCAGATCAAATAACCAACTTAATTTCAAGTGA
- the LOC126586086 gene encoding universal stress protein PHOS32-like, giving the protein MASPRKSPLSEPGDRQSAAAIVVQPSSPRYPPSGTPTSGAQRRIGIAVDLSDESAFAVKWAVQNYLRPGDAVILLHVRPTSVLYGADWGATDVSIPEDQESQQKLEDDFDNFTVTKANDLARPLEEAKTPYKIHIVKDHDMKERLCLEVERLGLSAVVMGSRGFGASKRTSKARLGSVSDYCVHHCVCPVIVVRFSDDKDDENDAEKQGKLDCPVVPEEEPEFHDALDKDADKAR; this is encoded by the exons ATGGCTTCTCCCAGAAAGAGCCCGTTATCAGAACCCGGAGATCGCCAGTCCGCCGCTGCAATCGTAGTCCAACCGTCGTCCCCTCGCTACCCTCCGAGCGGGACGCCCACCTCCGGAGCCCAGCGCCGAATCGGGATCGCCGTCGATCTCAGCGACGAGAGCGCCTTCGCCGTCAAATGGGCCGTCCAGAACTACCTCCGCCCTGGCGATGCTGTCATCCTCCTCCACGTCCGCCCCACTAGCGTCCTCTACGGCGCCGACTGGGGCGCCACCGACGTCTCCATCCCCGAAGACCAGGAGTCCCAGCAGAAGCTCGAGGACGATTTCGATAATTTCACCGTCACCAAAGCCAACGACCTCGCCAGGCCGCTCGAGGAGGCCAAGACGCCATACAAGATCCACATAGTCAAGGACCACGACATGAAGGAGCGGTTGTGCTTGGAGGTCGAGAGGCTCGGCCTCAGCGCCGTCGTGATGGGCAGCCGGGGATTCGGGGCTTCGAAGCGGACCTCCAAGGCCAGGCTCGGCAGTGTCAGTGACTACTGTGTGCACCACTGCGTCTGTCCTGTGATCGTCGTGAGGTTCTCCGATGACAAGGATGATGAAAACGACGCTGAAAAGCAAGGTAAATTGGACTGCCCCGTCGTGCCTGAGGAGGAGCCGGAGTTTCATGACGCTTTGGATAAAG ACGCAGATAAGGCGCGCTGA
- the LOC126586729 gene encoding uncharacterized protein LOC126586729 gives MMKTMPLPIPKNLIKIWDVWNLRGYILLSLAIQVFLTFSAPFRQQCRSKLLLGLIWSAYLLSDWVAAVSIGIIAKSQTQNCGSRNNEDLLAFWASFLLVHLGGPDTITSFALEDNEFWLRHLIQLILQVLAAAFSFYMTLVENRLWIPTILVFVAGTIKFGERTCCLYLASLDHFGETVLSKPEPGPDYEEAVDIYSTMRSVKVEMPPTRPLHTGKGNNHKKNPKFTVDGVRKESLDDMQLLRESYRFFESFKGLIVGFLLSSKDRERSRDFFLKRTPISAFQLIEYELSFMYEVLHTKVVVARHKIGYLLRLFTFCSTIGALILFILVEKDEFEKDEFGKFDIVLTFLLLGVAIVLDILSVLLKLIFSDWTIIALRNNWSQRYIPSWILKRRRWSGSVSQYNMIRNCLDERPEWVFTIGGYVGVRGILDKIKVSFFSSSEKFTDELKGFVFKQLRIKSLEANNRRTAMEACSQRGDWALLLTSDYLNLKWSVGEYQYAESVLLWHIATELYFAKTLEDADGRRKICKILSDYMFYLLVMQHKMMAPFLGNWHIVFQDTRAEAKRFFSKQPLVSDHRNACAKITAVNAKFRSAAVKGSKSKSVLFDACFLVGELEKLERDPWKLMSRVWVELLSYASIKCRPIVHAQQPSRGGELLTFTWLLMYHLGLGTQFYELENHAGKMVPTK, from the coding sequence ATGATGAAAACTATGCCGCTACCTATACCCAAAAACCTGATAAAGATATGGGATGTATGGAATCTGAGGGGCTACATTCTCTTGAGCCTTGCTATTCAAGTTTTCCTAACGTTTTCTGCGCCATTCAGGCAACAATGTAGAAGCAAGTTGCTCCTAGGGTTGATCTGGTCGGCGTACCTGCTCTCCGACTGGGTTGCTGCTGTTTCCATTGGGATAATCGCCAAAAGCCAGACTCAGAATTGTGGCTCTAGAAATAATGAAGACCTTTTAGCATTCTGGGCTTCGTTTCTTTTGGTGCATCTTGGTGGCCCTGATACCATTACTTCTTTTGCTCTGGAGGACAATGAGTTCTGGCTCAGGCACTTGATTCAACTCATCCTACAAGTCCTGGCTGCTGCGTTTAGTTTCTATATGACACTTGTCGAAAACAGGCTTTGGATCCCGACGATCCTAGTGTTTGTTGCTGGAACTATCAAGTTTGGGGAGAGAACATGTTGTCTGTACCTTGCAAGTTTGGACCATTTTGGAGAGACTGTATTGTCAAAGCCAGAACCTGGTCCTGACTATGAAGAGGCCGTCGACATATATTCTACAATGAGGTCAGTCAAAGTAGAGATGCCGCCAACAAGGCCATTGCACACTGGGAAAGGGAACAATCATaagaaaaaccccaaatttACAGTTGACGGAGTTCGTAAAGAATCTTTAGATGACATGCAGTTATTGCGGGAATCATATCGCTTCTTCGAAAGCTTCAAAGGACTCATTGTTGGGTTCCTTCTGAGCTCCAAAGATCGAGAGCGCAGTCGAgatttttttctcaaaagaaCACCCATCAGTGCTTTTCAACTGATAGAGTACGAGCTCAGCTTCATGTATGAGGTTCTCCATACCAAGGTAGTTGTGGCTCGACACAAAATCGGCTACTTGCTCCGCTTGTTCACCTTCTGTTCAACCATCGGTGCCTTGATTTTGTTCATTTTAGTTGAAAAAGATGAGTTTGAGAAAGATGAGTTTGGTAAGTTTGACATTGTTCTTACTTTTCTATTGCTTGGCGTAGCCATAGTCCTCGACATACTATCTGTGTTGTTGAAGCTCATTTTCTCTGACTGGACCATCATTGCCTTAAGAAACAACTGGAGCCAACGTTATATCCCTTCATGGATATTGAAAAGACGAAGGTGGTCTGGATCGGTGTCCCAGTATAATATGATAAGGAATTGCTTGGATGAGCGTCCAGAATGGGTGTTCACTATTGGTGGTTATGTGGGTGTTAGAGGAATCCTGGACAAAATAAAAGtttcattcttttcttcctctGAGAAATTCACGGATGAGCTCAAGGGCTTCGTGTTCAAGCAGCTGAGGATCAAATCTTTGGAAGCAAACAATCGAAGAACCGCCATGGAGGCATGCTCACAAAGAGGTGACTGGGCTCTCCTGCTGACTTCAGACTACTTGAATCTCAAATGGAGTGTAGGGGAATATCAGTATGCAGAAAGTGTTCTTCTGTGGCACATTGCAACAGAACTCTACTTTGCAAAAACCTTGGAAGATGCTGACGGAAGACGAAAAATCTGCAAAATACTTTCGGATTATATGTTTTATCTTCTGGTGATGCAGCACAAGATGATGGCCCCATTCTTGGGAAATTGGCATATAGTCTTTCAGGACACTCGTGCAGAGGCAAAGAGATTCTTTTCCAAGCAACCATTAGTATCTGATCATCGAAACGCCTGCGCCAAGATCACTGCTGTGAATGCCAAATTCAGATCAGCAGCTGTGAAGGGAAGTAAAAGCAAATCTGTGTTGTTTGATGCATGTTTCCTAGTAGGAGAGCTTGAAAAGTTGGAACGAGACCCGTGGAAGCTAATGAGCCGAGTGTGGGTGGAATTGTTGTCCTATGCTTCCATCAAATGTAGACCAATTGTACATGCTCAGCAACCAAGTAGGGGTGGAGAACTTCTGACTTTCACTTGGCTACTGATGTATCATCTCGGCTTGGGAACACAATTCTATGAGCTCGAAAACCATGCTGGAAAAATGGTGCCAACCAAGTGA
- the LOC126586085 gene encoding E3 ubiquitin-protein ligase CSU1-like, which produces MPQRHSKNNNDLAFFTYDEKKKLGYGTQRERLGRDSIKPFDACCLCLKPFIDPMCCQKGHVFCKECILECLLSQKKDIHRKLAAHTAQQKQEKNEEEDRLVQQKARELEAFDQQNHGAIPQYNDRNQSQDKTGFHGANSVKVTSYEEEALRTMKAFWLPSATPAAPVKVDAPSTSTVCPEGNEKLTLKSLFSVYYTEDNNEKKKKSSLDKTFICPSCKVTLTNTLSLVALSSCGHVFCKKCADRFMAVDKVCLVCSKGCKERNLVNLAKGGTGFAGHDDNLEARDFKHLGSGSGLGLVRPAVKT; this is translated from the exons ATGCCGCAGAGGCACTCGAAGAACAACAACGACCTCGCTTTCTTCACCTACGACGAGAAGAAGAAGCTCGGCTATGGAACCCAGAGGGAGCGGTTGGGCAGGGACTCCATCAAGCCCTTCGACGCCTGCTGCCTCTGCCTGAAACCCTTCATCGACCCCATGTGCTGCCAGAAAGGCCACGTCTTTTGCAAGGAATGCATTCTCGAGTGCTTGCTTTCTCAGAAGAAGGATATCCATAG AAAGCTAGCTGCACATACTGCTCAGCAGAAGCAAGAAAAGAACGAGGAAGAAGATAGGCTTGTGCAGCAGAAAGCTAGAGAGCTTGAGGCTTTTGATCAGCAAAACCATGGTGCAATTCCACAATACAATGATAGAAACCAGAGCCAAGATAAGACAGGTTTCCATGGGGCGAATAGTGTGAAGGTCACTTCTTATGAAGAGGAGGCTCTTCGGACAATGAAAGCCTTTTGGCTGCCTTCTGCTACACCGGCAGCTCCTGTTAAAGTAGATGCTCCCTCTACGAGCACGGTCTGTCCGGAAGGAAATGAGAAACTAACGCTGAAGTCCCTATTCTCTGTGTACTACACAGAAGACAATaacgagaagaagaagaaatcatcTCTGGATAAGACATTTATATGTCCGAGCTGCAAGGTTACTTTGACCAACACGCTGTCGCTCGTGGCCCTTAGTTCATGCGGGCATGTCTTTTGTAAGAAATGTGCCGATAGGTTCATGGCTGTAGATAAGGTTTGCCTCGTTTGCAGCAAGGGATGCAAGGAAAGGAACTTGGTGAACTTGGCAAAAGGAGGAACAGGCTTTGCAGGGCACGATGATAATCTTGAAGCAAGAGACTTTAAGCATTTGGGGAGCGGTTCCGGATTAGGGTTGGTGAGGCCTGCCGTGAAGACTTAA